The following proteins are co-located in the Dietzia timorensis genome:
- a CDS encoding DNA polymerase III subunit delta', translating into MESVAAEEIAVGPVFNALAGQPEVRSALSRAAWESRQWVSGERTAREMRAQAESAVGAMTHAWLFTGPPGSGRTVAARAFAAALQCTDPDTVGCGECRGCTTALAGTHADVHFARTERLSLQLADVRGIIERGNSRPVSGNFSVVIIEDADRLTEQAGNALLKVIEEPSGRAIFILCTPTDDPADVMVTLRSRSRHVYLRTPSAESVATVLRADDSVPADKVDWAASVSGGHVGRARWLATDADTRARRERVVELALAMNSLGRSLPLISSIVSDAATGAADQHAATDEREAAELGQALGAGGTGKGAGTATRGTKGVLKELEDKQKRRRQRSTQDALDLALVDIVGLYRDAIVQATGAQVALLHPDFGERSAKLGRHYGAARMLRAVRAVQDAREALRTNVKPQYALAAMAGRVQQELKV; encoded by the coding sequence ATGGAATCCGTGGCCGCCGAGGAGATCGCCGTCGGGCCGGTGTTCAACGCGCTGGCCGGGCAGCCGGAGGTGCGCTCTGCGCTCTCGCGTGCGGCGTGGGAGTCCCGGCAGTGGGTGTCCGGCGAGCGGACCGCACGCGAGATGCGCGCCCAGGCCGAATCCGCAGTCGGTGCGATGACCCACGCGTGGCTGTTCACCGGTCCCCCCGGTTCCGGGCGCACGGTCGCGGCGCGCGCCTTCGCCGCCGCGCTGCAGTGCACCGACCCGGACACCGTCGGCTGCGGGGAATGTCGCGGCTGCACGACGGCACTCGCAGGCACCCACGCCGATGTGCATTTCGCCCGCACCGAGCGCCTGTCGCTCCAGCTGGCGGACGTGCGCGGGATCATCGAGCGTGGCAATTCGCGCCCGGTCAGCGGGAATTTCTCGGTCGTCATCATCGAGGACGCCGACCGGCTCACCGAGCAGGCCGGCAACGCCCTGCTCAAGGTCATCGAGGAGCCTTCGGGCCGCGCGATCTTCATCCTGTGCACGCCGACGGACGATCCGGCGGATGTGATGGTGACGCTGCGCTCGCGCTCGCGGCACGTCTACCTGCGCACGCCGAGCGCCGAATCGGTGGCGACGGTACTACGGGCCGACGATTCGGTTCCCGCGGACAAGGTCGATTGGGCGGCCTCGGTGTCCGGCGGGCACGTGGGCCGCGCCCGCTGGCTGGCCACCGACGCCGACACGCGGGCGCGCCGCGAGCGCGTCGTCGAACTCGCGCTGGCGATGAATTCGCTGGGGCGCTCCCTGCCGCTCATCTCCTCGATCGTCTCGGATGCCGCCACGGGCGCGGCGGACCAGCACGCGGCGACGGACGAGCGCGAGGCAGCCGAGCTGGGTCAGGCGCTGGGCGCGGGCGGCACCGGCAAGGGGGCAGGCACTGCGACGCGCGGGACGAAGGGCGTGCTCAAGGAGCTCGAGGACAAGCAGAAACGCCGCCGTCAGCGCTCCACCCAGGACGCCCTCGATCTCGCACTCGTCGATATCGTGGGGCTGTACCGCGATGCCATCGTGCAGGCGACCGGAGCGCAGGTCGCGTTGCTGCACCCCGACTTCGGGGAACGCTCGGCCAAGCTGGGCCGCCATTACGGTGCGGCGCGCATGCTGCGCGCGGTGCGGGCGGTGCAGGACGCGCGTGAGGCGCTGCGGACGAACGTCAAGCCGCAGTACGCGCTCGCGGCCATGGCGGGTCGCGTGCAACAGGAGCTCAAGGTCTGA
- a CDS encoding adenylate/guanylate cyclase domain-containing protein has protein sequence MNKWLRFAKWLWSTPWPVYALTTLQSHLIGAVFVFAFLRFGLPLDTFLDIGPFQLVNQYLFLGTLIFGLVAGAVISTWLIIPVLRAMRSGEPFDRQARQRTLNMPAYQAWLQGAIWVLGTTVFVAVNFGVSHRLALIMGVTAILGGLVTCIISYLQSERLMRPIMRRALGEGVPVDSHLPGVRRRIILGWVLTTAVPSVGIVLVVIAYHFDQLGDDPRVVIRAIGMLAIAALVTGVFGMQLVSTSVADPVRDLQSAVKRVQQGDFSARTAVYDATEMGALQVGFNEMVADLEERETMQDLFGRYVGEDVVLHALENGTELGGSERTVGVLFVDLAGSTEFAAINEPARVVKVLNDFFRIVVDTVDEHGGYINKFQGDAALAIFGAPMEAWDPAGQALATARALGRKMESIHPLTAGIGISYGTVIAGHIGHAKRFEYTVIGDPVNEASRLTSLAKLEQGGVLAARRAVEAADPEEADRWTFGRAVELRGRGAMTQLARPLRPTLADRWQAAHDLGLEELPNVTEPTLRENLLDDDEEEVDAAIDANAANIANENLPGRSPAENPRPEGR, from the coding sequence GTGAATAAGTGGTTGCGCTTTGCGAAATGGCTGTGGTCCACGCCATGGCCCGTGTATGCGCTCACCACGTTGCAGTCGCACCTCATCGGTGCGGTGTTCGTGTTCGCGTTTTTGCGATTCGGGCTGCCGCTCGACACGTTTCTCGATATCGGACCGTTCCAGCTGGTCAACCAGTATCTATTCCTCGGGACGCTGATCTTCGGACTCGTCGCCGGTGCGGTGATCTCGACGTGGCTCATCATCCCCGTATTGCGCGCGATGCGCTCGGGCGAGCCGTTCGACCGGCAAGCGCGCCAGCGCACTTTGAACATGCCCGCCTATCAGGCGTGGCTCCAGGGTGCGATCTGGGTCCTCGGCACGACGGTGTTCGTCGCGGTCAACTTCGGCGTCTCACACCGTCTCGCGCTCATCATGGGCGTCACCGCGATCCTCGGTGGCCTGGTCACGTGCATTATCTCGTATCTGCAATCCGAGCGGCTCATGCGGCCGATCATGCGGCGCGCGCTCGGCGAGGGCGTGCCGGTCGACAGCCACCTGCCCGGCGTGCGCCGCCGCATCATCCTCGGTTGGGTGCTCACCACGGCCGTGCCATCGGTGGGGATCGTGCTCGTGGTCATCGCCTACCACTTCGATCAGCTCGGAGACGATCCGCGGGTCGTCATCCGCGCGATCGGGATGCTCGCCATCGCCGCCCTCGTCACCGGCGTGTTCGGCATGCAGCTCGTGTCGACGTCGGTCGCGGACCCTGTGCGCGACCTGCAGTCGGCGGTCAAGCGGGTGCAGCAGGGCGATTTCTCGGCGCGCACGGCGGTCTACGACGCAACGGAGATGGGCGCGCTGCAGGTCGGGTTCAACGAGATGGTCGCCGACCTCGAGGAACGCGAGACCATGCAGGACCTGTTCGGCCGCTACGTCGGCGAGGACGTCGTGCTGCACGCGCTGGAGAACGGCACCGAGCTCGGCGGTTCCGAACGGACCGTCGGGGTGCTGTTCGTCGACCTCGCCGGGTCGACGGAGTTCGCCGCGATCAACGAGCCGGCTCGTGTGGTCAAGGTGCTCAATGACTTCTTCCGCATCGTCGTCGACACCGTCGACGAGCACGGCGGCTACATCAACAAGTTCCAGGGCGACGCGGCGCTCGCGATCTTCGGCGCGCCGATGGAGGCGTGGGATCCGGCGGGCCAGGCCCTCGCGACGGCGCGGGCGCTCGGCCGCAAGATGGAGTCAATCCACCCTCTGACGGCGGGCATCGGCATCTCCTACGGCACCGTGATCGCCGGGCACATCGGCCACGCGAAGCGCTTCGAGTACACCGTCATCGGCGATCCGGTGAACGAGGCCTCGCGCCTGACCTCCCTGGCGAAGCTCGAGCAGGGCGGCGTGCTCGCCGCGCGGCGCGCCGTGGAGGCCGCCGACCCGGAGGAGGCGGACCGCTGGACGTTCGGCCGTGCCGTCGAGCTGCGCGGCCGCGGCGCGATGACCCAGCTCGCCCGCCCGCTGCGGCCGACGCTCGCCGACCGTTGGCAGGCCGCGCACGACCTCGGCCTCGAGGAGCTGCCGAATGTCACCGAGCCGACGCTGCGCGAGAATCTCCTCGACGATGACGAGGAAGAGGTAGACGCCGCGATCGACGCGAACGCGGCGAATATCGCGAACGAGAACCTCCCGGGCCGTAGCCCTGCAGAGAACCCGCGCCCCGAGGGCCGCTAG